The DNA segment AAAACGGGCTCTCGCCTCCCCGTCCGCTGCTGCAAACACCGTTGCCGCATTCCCGCGGTCCGCAACTGCTGCCGGCTCGGCTGCAACCCCCTCTGCAGCCGCTCCCACCGCCGCTGCCGCTGGCGCAGCTTTTGCTTCTTCTGCCGGGACTTCCGCCCCCACCTCTTCGACGACGGCGATCACCGTGCCGACCGGGACGGTCTCTCCCTCGTGTACCAGAATTTTTGTCAAGACACCTGCAAAATCGGAGGGCACCTCCGCGTTCACCTTGTCTGTAATCACTTCGCACAGCGGGTCGTATTTGTTGATCCGGTCGCCAGGCTGTTTCAGCCATTTGGCAATCGTGCCTTCCGTCACCGATTCGCCCAGTTGGGGCATCTTGATTTCCGCCATTCGACAACCTCCTTGCATCAGGTTCACCCGTTCCGGGCTGCGTCTAGAACTCGGCCAATTTTCGCATCGCATCGGCGATCTTCGTCGGGTTCAACAGGTAGAATTTTTCCAGCGGCGGGCTGTAGGGCATCGCCGGGATTTCCGGACCGCACAGCCGCATGATCGGCGCATCCAGATCAAACAGTGCCTCTTCCGAAATGATGGCGGACACTTCGGCTCCGACCCCGCCAAATTTGTTGTCTTCGTGCACGATCAGAACTTTGCCCGTTTTTCGCGCCGCTTCCAGAATGGTTTCGACGTCAAGCGGCCGGATGCTGACCAGGTCGACCACATGCACCGAAATGCCTTCCTGCGCCAGCGCTTCCGCCGCTTCCAGACAGAAATGAACCATCAGCCCGTACGTGAAGACCGTGATGTCGGTGCCTTCCCGCTTCACATTCGCCTTGCCGATCGGCAGCACATAGTCTTCTTCCGGAACTTCTCCCTTGATCAGACGGTAGCAGCGTTTATGTTCGAAAAAAATCACCGGGTCCTCGTCGCGGATCGCGGCTTTCAGCAGGCCTTTCACCTCATACGGCGTGGAGGGCGCAACGATCTTCAGCCCGGGAACATGGTGAAAAAGCGCCTCGACGCTTTGCGAGTGATACAGCGCCCCGTGCACGCCGCCGCCGTAGGGCGCGCGAATGGTGATCGGGCAATTCCAGTCGCCGTTGGAACGGTAGCGAATCCGGGCGGCTTCCGAAACAATCTGGTTGTACGCCGGCATAATAAAATCGGCAAACTGGATCTCCGCCACCGGACGCATGCCGACCATCGCGGCGCCGATCGCCACGCCAACGATCGCCGATTCGGCCAGCGGCGTGTCCATCACCCGCTCCTCGCCAAACCGCTCGATTAAACCGGCTGTTGCCCGGAACACCCCGCCGCGCACGCCGACGTCTTCACCCAGCACAAAGACGCGCGGGTCTTTTTCCATCTC comes from the Effusibacillus pohliae DSM 22757 genome and includes:
- a CDS encoding alpha-ketoacid dehydrogenase subunit beta; translated protein: MAIKSYIEAVTEALAEEMEKDPRVFVLGEDVGVRGGVFRATAGLIERFGEERVMDTPLAESAIVGVAIGAAMVGMRPVAEIQFADFIMPAYNQIVSEAARIRYRSNGDWNCPITIRAPYGGGVHGALYHSQSVEALFHHVPGLKIVAPSTPYEVKGLLKAAIRDEDPVIFFEHKRCYRLIKGEVPEEDYVLPIGKANVKREGTDITVFTYGLMVHFCLEAAEALAQEGISVHVVDLVSIRPLDVETILEAARKTGKVLIVHEDNKFGGVGAEVSAIISEEALFDLDAPIMRLCGPEIPAMPYSPPLEKFYLLNPTKIADAMRKLAEF